A genomic segment from Sorangium aterium encodes:
- a CDS encoding sterol desaturase family protein, translating into MTLAIWIATALAAFATMEVWAALLHGKVWHHALWSIHRSHHTKRRGAFEKNDALASLHAPIAAGLIMYGSWGAPGPLREAAFGFGLGMTAFGLAYVLVHDGLVHGRLPVSGLARIPYLARVRDAHRVHHGTGGPPYGLFLGPLVLERRVAASGRAQRSAQRAR; encoded by the coding sequence ATGACGCTCGCGATCTGGATCGCCACGGCGCTCGCCGCCTTCGCGACCATGGAGGTGTGGGCCGCGCTCCTCCACGGCAAGGTCTGGCACCACGCGCTCTGGAGCATCCACCGCTCCCACCACACGAAGCGGCGCGGCGCCTTCGAGAAAAATGACGCGCTCGCGTCCCTCCACGCCCCGATCGCCGCCGGGCTCATCATGTACGGCTCCTGGGGCGCGCCGGGGCCGCTGCGCGAGGCCGCGTTCGGCTTCGGCCTCGGCATGACCGCGTTCGGCCTCGCCTACGTCCTGGTCCACGACGGCCTCGTCCACGGGCGCCTCCCGGTCTCGGGCCTCGCGCGTATCCCGTACCTCGCGCGCGTCCGCGACGCGCACCGCGTCCACCACGGCACCGGCGGCCCGCCGTACGGCCTGTTCCTCGGGCCCCTCGTCCTCGAGCGGCGCGTCGCCGCGAGCGGCCGCGCCCAGCGCTCCGCGCAGCGGGCGCGATAG
- a CDS encoding carotenoid 1,2-hydratase, whose amino-acid sequence MSDDGRSAITIIAMLGSVFSPYYAKARSRGAADPLMHCAMNVALYGPSADRWALTERPRGAVSRSPRSLAIGPSVMEWSGGELRVSFDEITAPLPSRLSGTVRLRPSAPRPAAHGAHDAVALDGRGLHRWAPIAPIARAEVELAHPSLRFSGSAYLDTNAGDEPLDHAFERWTWSRALGADGIALTYDVRRRDGTRMLLSPAFDAAGGARELPPLAPRPLGGTRWGMAREIAADPGSAPRLLRTFEDTPFYARSLAAATFGGKPATVVHEALSLDRFASPWVQLLLPFRMRRAR is encoded by the coding sequence GTGAGCGACGACGGCCGGAGCGCGATCACGATCATCGCGATGCTCGGGAGCGTCTTCTCGCCGTACTACGCAAAGGCTCGATCGCGCGGCGCCGCGGACCCGCTCATGCACTGCGCGATGAACGTCGCGCTGTACGGCCCGAGCGCCGATCGCTGGGCGCTGACCGAGCGGCCGCGGGGCGCGGTCTCCAGGTCGCCGCGGTCGCTCGCCATCGGGCCGAGCGTGATGGAGTGGTCCGGGGGCGAGCTCCGCGTCTCCTTCGACGAGATCACGGCGCCTCTGCCCTCCCGGCTCTCGGGGACGGTGCGCCTCCGCCCGTCCGCGCCCAGGCCCGCGGCGCACGGCGCGCACGACGCCGTCGCCCTGGACGGGCGGGGGCTCCACCGCTGGGCGCCCATCGCGCCGATCGCGCGGGCCGAGGTCGAGCTCGCGCACCCCTCGCTGCGCTTCTCCGGCAGCGCCTACCTCGACACGAACGCCGGCGACGAGCCGCTCGACCACGCCTTCGAGCGCTGGACCTGGTCGCGGGCGCTCGGCGCGGACGGGATCGCCCTGACCTACGACGTCCGGCGCCGCGACGGCACGCGCATGCTCCTCTCGCCCGCGTTCGACGCGGCGGGCGGCGCGCGCGAGCTCCCGCCGCTCGCCCCTCGACCGCTCGGCGGCACGCGCTGGGGCATGGCGCGGGAGATCGCCGCCGACCCGGGGTCCGCGCCGCGGCTCCTCCGCACCTTCGAGGACACGCCGTTCTACGCGCGCTCCCTCGCGGCCGCGACGTTCGGCGGCAAGCCGGCGACGGTCGTCCACGAGGCCCTCTCGCTCGACCGCTTCGCCAGCCCCTGGGTGCAGCTCCTCCTGCCGTTCCGCATGCGGAGGGCGCGATGA
- the crtD gene encoding 1-hydroxycarotenoid 3,4-desaturase CrtD, which translates to MADGRDRVVVIGGGIGGLTSAALLASSGLDVVLLERAPRVGGKIREVVLGDRRVDVGPTVLTMRWVFDEIFASLGLRFEDHVPLRRAETLARHAWPDGSTLDLFADVERSADAIGALAGAREADGYRRFCRYAREIFDVVEAPFLRAERPTLKTILSTAGSLGLGGMMKIDGHRTLHRALGDFFVDARLLQLFGRYATYCGSSPYLAPATLSVIAHVEREGLWLPEGGMGRVAEALAAAAARAGATLRCGAHVAAIEEGRGRAAGVVLEGGERIEADAIVLNADPAALRVGLFGQRAARKAPGSEPRSLSAVTWALVAEASGFPLLRHNVFFSGDYEAEFRALFDRSELPRDATVYVCAEDRGHEPPPKPGEAGARPGGEGGGERLFFILNAPATGDKHTPSSTEIHEWEQRVFQQLQRFGLSLRSTGPSPVATTPADFDRMFPATGGALYGPVSHGWNSTFARPASRSKLPGLYFAGGSAHPGAGVPMAALSGQLAARSVMEDLASTSRSRAAATPGGTWTR; encoded by the coding sequence ATGGCGGACGGGAGAGATCGCGTCGTGGTGATCGGCGGGGGTATCGGCGGTCTGACCTCGGCCGCGCTCCTTGCTTCGAGCGGGCTCGACGTGGTGCTACTCGAGCGGGCGCCGCGCGTCGGCGGAAAGATACGCGAGGTGGTCCTCGGGGACCGCCGCGTCGACGTCGGCCCGACGGTGCTCACGATGCGGTGGGTCTTCGACGAGATCTTCGCGTCGCTCGGGCTCCGCTTCGAGGACCACGTGCCGCTCCGCCGGGCCGAGACGCTCGCGCGCCACGCCTGGCCGGACGGCTCGACGCTCGACCTGTTCGCGGACGTCGAGCGCAGCGCGGACGCGATCGGCGCGCTCGCGGGCGCGCGGGAGGCGGACGGATACCGCCGGTTCTGCCGGTACGCGCGCGAGATCTTCGACGTGGTGGAGGCGCCGTTCCTGCGCGCGGAGCGGCCCACGCTCAAGACGATCCTGAGCACGGCGGGCAGCCTGGGCCTCGGCGGGATGATGAAGATCGACGGGCACCGCACCCTCCACCGCGCGCTCGGCGACTTCTTCGTGGACGCGCGCCTCCTCCAGCTGTTCGGGCGCTATGCCACCTACTGCGGCTCGTCGCCGTACCTCGCGCCTGCGACGCTGAGCGTCATCGCGCACGTGGAGCGCGAGGGCCTCTGGCTCCCCGAGGGCGGGATGGGGCGCGTCGCCGAGGCGCTCGCCGCGGCGGCGGCCCGCGCCGGGGCGACCCTGCGCTGCGGCGCGCACGTCGCCGCCATCGAGGAGGGGCGCGGCCGCGCGGCGGGCGTCGTGCTCGAGGGCGGCGAGCGCATCGAGGCCGACGCCATCGTGCTGAACGCCGACCCGGCGGCGCTGCGGGTCGGCCTGTTCGGCCAGCGCGCCGCCCGCAAGGCGCCGGGGAGCGAGCCACGGTCGCTCTCGGCCGTCACCTGGGCGCTCGTGGCCGAGGCGAGCGGCTTCCCCCTCCTCCGGCACAACGTCTTCTTTTCCGGGGATTACGAGGCCGAGTTCCGCGCGCTGTTCGACCGCTCCGAGCTCCCGCGCGACGCGACGGTCTACGTCTGCGCCGAGGACCGCGGGCACGAGCCGCCGCCGAAGCCCGGCGAGGCCGGAGCCCGCCCGGGCGGCGAGGGAGGCGGAGAACGGCTGTTCTTCATCCTCAACGCCCCTGCGACCGGTGATAAACACACCCCTTCATCGACGGAGATCCACGAATGGGAGCAGCGCGTGTTCCAGCAACTGCAGCGGTTCGGGCTCTCGCTGAGGAGCACGGGCCCCTCCCCGGTCGCGACGACGCCGGCGGACTTCGATCGGATGTTCCCGGCGACGGGGGGCGCGCTGTACGGGCCGGTGTCGCACGGGTGGAACTCGACCTTCGCGCGCCCGGCCTCGCGCTCGAAGCTGCCGGGCCTGTACTTCGCCGGCGGGAGCGCGCACCCGGGGGCGGGCGTGCCGATGGCGGCGCTGAGCGGCCAGCTCGCGGCGCGGAGCGTGATGGAGGACCTCGCTTCGACCTCGAGATCCCGAGCGGCGGCTACGCCTGGTGGTACCTGGACGCGGTGA
- a CDS encoding polyprenyl synthetase family protein, with protein MDFDRRIERVLLAAIEPLSSPASPPGLLAATQHAVFPGGARIRPRLCLAVASAYGDPAPEAADAAAAAVELIHCASLVHDDLPCFDDAPIRRGRPSVHRAFGEPIAVLAGDQLIVLAFEALARGAFHAVASGVIDARRAVRFFEVLAGGVGMPQGIIAGQAWESEAKVAISAYRRAKTGALFEAAATLGALSAGQDGAAWGDLGQRIGEAYQVADDVLDLVGRPEDMGKPAGRDGALGRPNTALELGLSGTTRLLQRLIQDAVEAVPQCPRADDVRSWAVELGDRLLRVCRAPAAALPTVSSM; from the coding sequence ATGGATTTCGATCGCCGGATCGAGCGCGTCCTCCTCGCCGCCATCGAGCCGCTCTCCTCGCCCGCGTCGCCGCCCGGGCTCCTGGCCGCGACGCAGCACGCCGTCTTTCCTGGAGGCGCCCGCATCCGGCCGCGGCTCTGCCTGGCCGTCGCTTCGGCGTACGGCGATCCCGCGCCGGAGGCCGCCGACGCCGCGGCGGCGGCGGTGGAGCTCATCCACTGCGCTTCGCTAGTCCACGACGATCTCCCCTGCTTCGACGACGCGCCGATCCGGCGCGGCCGGCCGTCTGTCCACCGCGCCTTCGGCGAGCCGATCGCGGTGCTCGCCGGCGATCAGCTCATCGTGCTCGCCTTCGAGGCGCTCGCGCGCGGCGCCTTCCACGCCGTGGCGAGCGGCGTGATCGACGCGCGCCGGGCGGTCCGGTTCTTCGAGGTGCTCGCGGGCGGCGTGGGGATGCCGCAGGGGATCATCGCCGGGCAGGCGTGGGAGTCGGAGGCGAAGGTCGCGATCTCGGCCTACCGGCGCGCGAAGACGGGCGCGCTCTTCGAGGCGGCGGCGACCCTCGGCGCGCTCTCCGCAGGCCAGGACGGGGCCGCCTGGGGCGACCTCGGGCAGCGCATCGGCGAGGCGTACCAGGTCGCGGACGACGTGCTCGACCTGGTCGGGAGGCCGGAGGACATGGGCAAGCCGGCGGGGCGCGACGGGGCGCTCGGGCGCCCGAACACGGCGCTGGAGCTCGGGCTCTCCGGCACGACCCGGCTGCTGCAGCGGCTCATCCAGGACGCGGTCGAGGCGGTGCCGCAGTGCCCGCGGGCCGACGACGTGCGGTCGTGGGCCGTCGAGCTGGGGGACAGGCTCCTCCGGGTCTGCAGGGCGCCGGCGGCGGCGCTGCCGACCGTGAGCTCCATGTAA
- a CDS encoding acyl-CoA dehydrogenase family protein yields MRAIREQHATIVSRKLEADSPGGMREAITSAEQLARVARGRLRDRVVDVGSAVGTALRGAPRSASFVRAGAAAVPLHVSRMLLDRHQVAAHALAHLYAEIEACRSLASWACEAGGEARAVAEAHAGALLLSLRGGVDLGGGEIAPLGELELRDDEVAKAIGHPAVAAWARDAGSSVAVASIARAAAEQGIPASAGAEDERIGWIRHNMRDFVERLVEPLAPEIHRRNGLIPESIVRRMGQFGVFRLATAPEHGGDGLGVAAMATAIEELARGSLGFGVLTMTASIASDLLARSGTDLQRRTWLSRIANGEARCALAFAEPAYGSDLARVATRAERQADGSYLLIGKKAWVTGASRADLVLTLARTTTAGGQGQLPLGPSLFVIAKRRGAPGADFPDAGIAGTELRALGQRGMGHYELRIEGLQIGREALLGEREGEGIAQIQRALVTGRTYAAACGVGVAQAALELALERAKTRVQFGSQLISFPRVAHRLGGLIARVAAARQLTRAAAQVADTGQPCELTSAMAKLFSSRVAWDAADACMQLHGASGYAESSTAARLLLDARSLFFQLGPHEVLAQGIARALLEGPLP; encoded by the coding sequence ATGAGGGCGATTCGGGAGCAACACGCCACGATCGTTTCTCGAAAGCTCGAGGCCGACAGTCCGGGGGGGATGCGCGAGGCGATCACCTCCGCCGAGCAGCTCGCGCGCGTCGCGCGCGGGCGCCTCCGCGACCGGGTGGTGGACGTCGGGAGCGCCGTGGGCACCGCCCTCCGGGGTGCGCCGAGGAGCGCGAGCTTCGTCCGGGCGGGCGCCGCGGCCGTGCCGCTGCACGTGTCGCGGATGCTGCTCGATCGACACCAGGTCGCCGCCCACGCGCTCGCCCACCTCTACGCGGAGATCGAGGCATGCCGCTCGCTCGCCAGCTGGGCCTGCGAGGCGGGCGGGGAGGCCAGGGCCGTCGCCGAGGCGCACGCAGGGGCGCTGCTCCTGTCGCTGCGCGGCGGCGTCGATCTGGGCGGCGGAGAGATCGCGCCGCTCGGCGAGCTCGAGCTCCGCGACGACGAGGTCGCCAAGGCGATCGGCCACCCGGCGGTCGCGGCGTGGGCGCGCGATGCGGGCTCCAGCGTCGCCGTCGCCTCGATCGCGCGCGCGGCCGCCGAGCAGGGCATCCCCGCCAGCGCCGGCGCGGAGGACGAGCGCATCGGCTGGATCCGGCACAACATGCGCGACTTCGTCGAGCGCCTCGTCGAGCCGCTCGCCCCCGAGATCCACCGCCGCAACGGGCTCATCCCCGAGTCGATCGTCCGCCGCATGGGGCAGTTCGGGGTGTTCCGCCTCGCCACCGCGCCCGAGCACGGGGGCGACGGGCTCGGCGTGGCCGCCATGGCGACCGCCATCGAGGAGCTCGCGCGCGGCTCGCTCGGCTTCGGCGTGCTCACCATGACGGCCTCCATCGCGTCGGATCTCCTCGCCCGATCCGGCACGGATCTGCAGCGCCGGACCTGGCTGTCGCGCATCGCGAACGGCGAGGCGCGCTGCGCCCTCGCGTTCGCGGAGCCGGCGTACGGGTCGGACCTCGCGCGCGTCGCCACGCGCGCCGAGCGCCAGGCCGACGGCAGCTATCTCCTCATCGGAAAGAAGGCGTGGGTCACCGGCGCGTCCCGCGCGGACCTGGTGCTCACCCTCGCGAGGACCACGACGGCAGGGGGGCAGGGGCAGCTGCCGCTCGGGCCGAGCCTCTTCGTTATCGCGAAGCGGCGCGGCGCGCCGGGCGCCGACTTCCCGGACGCCGGGATCGCCGGAACCGAGCTGCGGGCGCTCGGGCAGCGCGGCATGGGGCACTACGAGCTCCGGATCGAGGGGCTCCAGATCGGCCGCGAGGCCCTGCTCGGCGAGCGCGAGGGCGAGGGGATCGCCCAGATCCAGCGGGCGCTCGTGACAGGCCGCACCTACGCGGCCGCGTGCGGCGTGGGGGTGGCGCAGGCCGCGCTGGAGCTCGCGCTCGAGCGGGCGAAGACGCGCGTGCAGTTCGGGTCGCAGCTCATCTCCTTCCCGCGCGTGGCGCACCGGCTCGGAGGGCTCATCGCGCGCGTCGCCGCCGCGCGGCAGCTCACGCGCGCCGCGGCGCAGGTGGCGGACACGGGGCAGCCGTGCGAGCTCACGTCGGCGATGGCGAAGCTCTTCTCCAGCCGCGTGGCCTGGGACGCGGCCGACGCCTGCATGCAGCTCCACGGGGCGAGCGGCTACGCCGAGAGCTCGACCGCGGCGAGGCTCCTGCTCGACGCCCGAAGCCTCTTCTTCCAGCTGGGCCCGCACGAGGTGCTCGCGCAGGGCATCGCGCGCGCCCTGCTCGAGGGGCCGCTGCCCTGA
- a CDS encoding MaoC family dehydratase: MVRVRSPRYGRKLDDFTVGAVYAHPWDVTVDEGMLALFAASFQDALPTYASRVAARSVGLRDRPVSPLLLLNLGISFSVHDVSEQAIAHLAYTDVRFPAACYPGDTLRASSLVIGKKPVSTGDKGVVHVRTQVVNQDGLLVCSFERKALVPPGRVAERPEDAPHAVAQPDAPPGRLPKELDGPLPPPARQGGFACAWDDFEVGDVITHEVGRTIGDSEHMQLATLLRNSHPLHVDEQYSRSSSFAKTRVVHGGLVLSWVLALSSRDTAGCGVWDLGLDEGAHPSGVLAGDTLFAASKVIAREEAKSGAGSVTFRLVGVKNTPPRALLDQGADLFTPELGKAEGRVKEKVVEITRTLLLRRRS; the protein is encoded by the coding sequence ATGGTCCGCGTCCGCTCTCCTCGCTACGGCCGCAAGCTCGACGATTTCACGGTCGGCGCGGTGTATGCCCACCCCTGGGACGTCACCGTGGACGAGGGGATGCTCGCGCTCTTCGCGGCCTCGTTCCAGGACGCGCTCCCGACCTACGCCAGCCGCGTCGCGGCCCGGTCGGTGGGGCTCAGGGACAGGCCGGTGAGCCCGCTCTTGCTCCTCAACCTCGGGATCTCCTTCAGCGTGCACGACGTGAGCGAGCAGGCGATCGCGCACCTCGCCTACACCGACGTCCGGTTCCCGGCGGCCTGTTATCCGGGGGACACGCTGCGCGCGAGCTCGCTGGTCATCGGCAAGAAGCCCGTCTCGACGGGGGACAAGGGCGTCGTGCACGTCAGGACCCAGGTGGTGAACCAGGACGGGTTGCTCGTCTGCTCGTTCGAGCGCAAGGCGCTCGTGCCCCCTGGACGCGTCGCCGAGCGCCCCGAGGACGCGCCGCACGCGGTCGCGCAGCCGGACGCGCCGCCGGGGCGCCTCCCGAAGGAGCTCGACGGTCCGCTGCCGCCGCCGGCGCGCCAGGGCGGCTTCGCCTGCGCGTGGGACGACTTCGAGGTGGGCGACGTGATCACCCACGAGGTCGGCAGGACCATCGGCGACAGCGAGCACATGCAGCTCGCGACCCTCCTGCGCAACTCCCACCCGCTGCACGTGGACGAGCAGTACTCCAGGTCGAGCTCCTTCGCGAAGACGCGGGTCGTCCACGGGGGGCTCGTGCTGTCCTGGGTGCTCGCGCTCTCGAGCCGGGACACGGCCGGGTGCGGCGTCTGGGACCTCGGCCTCGACGAGGGGGCCCACCCGAGCGGCGTGCTCGCGGGCGACACGCTGTTCGCCGCGTCGAAGGTGATCGCCAGGGAAGAGGCCAAGAGCGGCGCCGGGAGCGTCACCTTCCGGCTCGTCGGCGTGAAGAACACGCCGCCGCGCGCCCTGCTCGATCAGGGCGCCGACCTGTTCACACCCGAGCTCGGCAAGGCCGAGGGCAGGGTGAAGGAAAAGGTCGTGGAGATCACGCGAACGCTGCTCCTGCGCCGGCGGAGCTAG
- a CDS encoding hybrid sensor histidine kinase/response regulator yields the protein MSAAGSRELDALRARVAELERELALARAPGRIAARGPDAPARDPGSARGSALVEQARRQLDEGEQAAQMGNWLWELGQSSTIWSRQLFRILGRDPETDTPSTETFLEAVHPDDRERLQAGLQLANETGEGSGAIAFRVRHRDGTVRECLLSSLPLVDGAGSPSRFFGAVVDLTERRRAEQELRRSERMLKEAQRIAHVGSWSYDIASRTIRWSEELYHILGVDLSVRPTFELFAGLIHPEDRHRVFGGAETASPLGIASPVECRVVRPSSGELRHVQMAAQLVTDDAGTITGLVGTSLDITERRRLEEQLLHSQKLEAIGRLAGGVAHDFNNMLTAIFGHRELAVRKVPAASPVAEHLTQIGTAAERAAALTRQLLAFARKQLIQPSVVDPNALIFGVEPLLRPLVGEDVELVVLPGSQIWPIHIDRGQFEQLLMNLAVNARDAMPGGGRLVIETANRALGAGDGGWGPEIEPGDYVELTVTDTGQGIDDAVHQYVFEPFFTTKEPGKGSGLGLATCHGIVKQHGGHIWFASAPGQGTRFTICFPRVRGVPCEQPVRATAAAVGGVETVLVVEDEAQVRELCVAALRAFGYSVLAARSGKEAIALATAYPGPIHLLVSDVVLPDARGPALSAMLARARAPLPVLYASGYTEDALLPGDLLDGVAHFLAKPYTPTQLAKAVRAVLDASAQARRAKGSGDAPPPAPTAERLQ from the coding sequence ATGAGCGCAGCTGGGAGCCGTGAGCTGGACGCGCTCCGCGCGCGCGTCGCCGAGCTGGAGCGGGAGCTCGCCCTCGCCCGCGCGCCAGGTCGGATCGCCGCGCGAGGCCCGGACGCGCCGGCCAGAGACCCGGGCAGCGCGAGGGGCTCCGCGCTCGTCGAGCAGGCGCGGCGGCAGCTCGACGAGGGCGAGCAGGCGGCGCAGATGGGCAACTGGCTCTGGGAGCTCGGCCAGAGCAGCACCATCTGGTCGCGGCAGCTCTTCCGGATCCTGGGCCGCGATCCCGAGACGGATACGCCCTCGACGGAGACCTTCCTCGAGGCCGTCCACCCCGACGACCGGGAGCGGCTGCAAGCGGGCCTGCAGCTGGCGAACGAGACCGGCGAGGGATCGGGCGCGATCGCGTTCCGCGTGCGCCACCGGGATGGAACGGTGCGGGAGTGCCTGCTGAGCAGCCTGCCGCTCGTCGATGGGGCTGGGTCGCCGTCCCGCTTCTTCGGCGCGGTCGTCGACCTGACCGAGCGCCGCCGCGCCGAGCAGGAGCTCCGCCGCAGCGAGCGCATGCTGAAGGAGGCGCAGCGCATCGCCCACGTGGGCAGCTGGTCCTACGACATCGCGTCGCGGACGATCCGCTGGTCCGAGGAGCTCTACCACATCCTCGGCGTCGATCTCTCGGTGCGCCCGACGTTCGAGCTCTTCGCGGGCCTCATCCACCCCGAGGATCGCCACCGGGTCTTCGGCGGCGCGGAGACCGCGTCGCCGCTCGGCATCGCGAGCCCCGTCGAGTGCCGCGTCGTGCGCCCGTCCAGCGGGGAGCTGCGCCACGTGCAGATGGCGGCGCAGCTGGTCACGGACGACGCCGGGACGATCACCGGGCTGGTCGGCACGAGCCTCGACATCACCGAGCGCCGGCGCCTCGAGGAGCAGCTCCTGCACAGCCAGAAGCTCGAGGCGATCGGGCGCCTCGCCGGCGGGGTCGCGCACGACTTCAACAACATGCTCACCGCGATCTTCGGGCACAGGGAGCTCGCGGTGCGCAAGGTGCCGGCGGCGTCGCCCGTCGCCGAGCACCTCACGCAGATCGGCACCGCCGCCGAGCGGGCCGCGGCGCTCACGCGGCAGCTGCTCGCCTTCGCGCGCAAGCAGCTGATCCAGCCGAGCGTGGTCGACCCGAACGCGCTGATCTTCGGGGTCGAGCCGCTCCTCCGCCCGCTCGTCGGCGAGGACGTGGAGCTCGTCGTGCTGCCGGGGAGCCAGATCTGGCCCATCCACATCGATCGGGGGCAGTTCGAGCAGCTGCTCATGAACCTGGCCGTGAACGCGCGCGACGCGATGCCCGGCGGGGGCCGCCTGGTGATCGAGACGGCGAACAGGGCGCTCGGCGCGGGCGACGGGGGGTGGGGGCCAGAGATCGAGCCCGGCGACTACGTGGAGCTCACGGTCACGGACACCGGGCAGGGTATCGACGACGCCGTCCATCAGTACGTGTTCGAGCCGTTCTTCACGACCAAGGAGCCGGGCAAGGGGTCGGGCCTCGGGCTCGCGACGTGCCACGGCATCGTGAAGCAGCACGGCGGCCACATCTGGTTCGCCAGCGCCCCCGGCCAGGGCACGCGCTTCACGATCTGCTTCCCGCGCGTGCGCGGCGTGCCCTGCGAGCAGCCTGTGAGGGCGACCGCGGCGGCCGTCGGCGGCGTGGAGACCGTGCTCGTCGTGGAGGACGAGGCGCAGGTGCGCGAGCTCTGCGTCGCCGCGCTGCGCGCCTTCGGCTACTCGGTCCTCGCGGCGCGGAGCGGCAAGGAGGCGATCGCGCTCGCGACCGCCTATCCCGGCCCCATCCACCTGCTCGTGAGCGACGTGGTCCTGCCGGACGCGCGCGGCCCCGCGCTCTCGGCGATGCTCGCCCGCGCGCGCGCCCCGCTGCCCGTCCTCTACGCCTCGGGCTACACGGAGGACGCCCTCCTCCCGGGCGATCTGCTCGACGGGGTCGCTCACTTCCTCGCCAAGCCGTACACGCCGACGCAGCTCGCGAAGGCGGTGCGCGCCGTGCTCGACGCGTCCGCGCAGGCGCGACGGGCGAAGGGCTCCGGCGACGCCCCGCCGCCGGCTCCGACCGCCGAGCGCCTGCAGTGA
- a CDS encoding cyclic nucleotide-binding domain-containing protein, producing the protein MTTGFEFLTQDDERLLLEKSSCVTYRPGEQILEEGSRRQGIFIVRSGLVGVEVAHLGRGVALRQLGPGAIFGEMSFLESAAASASVVAREECTLDVIEGPYVHSLLASVPGLAARFYQSLAIMLAQRLRENTAMLPPLLVEDVPQVNRFHAARTGQAGTNNIPPKLIDTVEQFKFEMMIADRMVKEAKQPEAEIQEKVSAACQTIVSALREHIERERHLEKGIGAYVFRETFSLFMLSRTVDRCYTKPRGYAGDFYTIEMMYNDEPAGDGRLGRFIDQWGLAIDACRAVKNRRGVLSRAIREACGAHVSGPVHITSLASGPARELFDLYAEGGEPPDIKATCIDIDNQALAYAAGIADQLGVMDRFSFAQDNVVRLAHGRGRTVLKPQHMIYSIGLTDYLRDDLVVALLNCMHDKLLPGGVAVVGNFGVNNPSKAFMDHVLEWELIHRSTEDLRTLFARSKFGSTPVEVVAEEAQVNLFAFCTKW; encoded by the coding sequence ATGACGACAGGTTTCGAGTTCTTGACCCAGGACGACGAGCGGCTTCTGCTGGAGAAGTCGAGCTGCGTCACCTACCGACCGGGCGAGCAGATCCTCGAGGAGGGCTCGCGAAGGCAGGGCATCTTCATCGTGCGCAGCGGCCTGGTCGGGGTCGAGGTCGCCCACCTCGGGCGCGGCGTGGCGCTCCGCCAGCTCGGCCCCGGCGCCATCTTCGGCGAGATGTCGTTCCTCGAGAGCGCCGCCGCGAGCGCCTCCGTCGTCGCCCGTGAGGAGTGCACTCTCGACGTCATCGAGGGCCCGTATGTGCACTCGCTCCTCGCCTCCGTCCCCGGCCTCGCGGCGCGCTTCTACCAGTCGCTCGCGATCATGCTCGCCCAGCGCCTCCGCGAGAACACCGCGATGCTCCCGCCGCTCCTCGTCGAGGACGTGCCGCAGGTCAACCGCTTTCACGCGGCGAGGACGGGCCAGGCCGGCACCAACAACATCCCTCCGAAGCTCATCGACACGGTCGAACAGTTCAAGTTCGAGATGATGATCGCCGACAGGATGGTGAAGGAGGCAAAGCAGCCCGAGGCGGAGATCCAGGAGAAGGTGAGCGCCGCGTGCCAGACCATCGTGTCCGCGCTGCGCGAGCACATCGAGCGCGAGCGCCACCTCGAGAAGGGCATCGGCGCCTATGTCTTCCGCGAGACCTTCTCGCTCTTCATGCTGAGCCGCACCGTCGACCGGTGCTACACGAAGCCGCGCGGCTACGCGGGCGACTTCTACACCATCGAGATGATGTACAACGACGAGCCCGCGGGCGACGGCCGCCTCGGCCGCTTCATCGACCAGTGGGGGCTCGCCATCGACGCCTGCCGCGCCGTCAAGAACAGGAGAGGCGTGCTGAGCCGCGCGATCCGGGAGGCCTGCGGCGCGCATGTGTCCGGCCCTGTCCACATCACCAGCCTCGCGAGCGGCCCCGCCCGGGAGCTGTTCGACCTCTACGCTGAAGGGGGCGAGCCGCCCGACATCAAGGCGACGTGCATCGATATCGACAACCAGGCCCTCGCCTACGCGGCCGGCATCGCCGATCAGCTCGGCGTCATGGACCGCTTCAGCTTCGCGCAGGACAACGTGGTGCGGCTGGCCCACGGCCGCGGCAGGACGGTGCTCAAGCCCCAGCACATGATCTACAGCATCGGGCTCACGGATTATCTGCGCGACGATCTGGTCGTGGCCCTCCTCAATTGCATGCACGACAAGCTCCTCCCTGGGGGCGTCGCGGTCGTGGGCAATTTCGGGGTGAACAACCCGAGCAAGGCGTTCATGGACCACGTCCTCGAGTGGGAGCTGATCCACCGCAGCACCGAGGATCTCAGGACGCTGTTCGCCCGGTCGAAGTTCGGGAGCACCCCCGTCGAGGTGGTCGCGGAAGAGGCGCAGGTGAACCTGTTCGCCTTCTGCACCAAGTGGTGA